One Gossypium hirsutum isolate 1008001.06 chromosome A11, Gossypium_hirsutum_v2.1, whole genome shotgun sequence genomic window carries:
- the LOC107948211 gene encoding uncharacterized protein: MGGGGVMRAVGKVAGVGIVNSGLRGGVQGTPLSAEQSVMRVAASSRSASSVVSVSSEGVSSVVDTTASVSHKSSWEMVDDWEFAGDFEQEAALEGSIAASGRPEPIARVLFSGVPSLEEAKEATNDLKDALDKVYLSSPKYSETVQVTGVSSLSNTEETKDCVAYNIEATSVPKPAIQAFKLLNESPAVQSVVASIASDPNVWNAVLNNSAYMDFIKSQQTNDKFEFPGSPRSSVSSVKLEENEDSGDSFSAFIQKIKTSVVEMVSKTTDFLHSLFSLPLADKAKENAGSNNMDKTIGASLMGLAVMVIMVVLLKRV; the protein is encoded by the exons ATGGGCGGAGGAGGAGTCATGAGGGCGGTGGGGAAGGTCGCCGGGGTCGGAATTGTTAACTCCGGCCTTCGTGGTGGTGTTCAGGGAACTCCGCTGTCTGCTGAGCAATCCGTCATGCGTGTCGCCGCCTCTTCTCGTTCTGCTTCTTCCGTGGTTTCTGTTTCTAGTGAAGGAGTTTCGTCTGTTGTCGACACGACTGCGTCGGTCAGTCACAAGTCATCTTGGGAGATGGTGGATGATTGGGAATTCGCTGGTGATTTTGAACAGGAAGCTGCTCTGGAAGGATCCATCGCCGCCTCAGGTAGACCCGAACCGATTGCTCGGGTTTTGTTTAGTGGCGTTCCAAGCCTGGAGGAGGCTAAAGAAGCCACTAATGATTTGAAAGATGCACTGGACAA GGTTTATCTGTCATCTCCAAAATACAGTGAAACAGTTCAGGTGACTGGCGTTTCATCGCTTTCGAACACTGAGGAGACTAAAGATTGTGTTGCTTACAATATTGAAGCCACTTCAGTGCCAAAACCTGCTATTCAGGCATTCAAATTACTCAATGAGAGCCCAGCAGTTCAG TCTGTTGTTGCTTCCATTGCTTCTGATCCAAATGTATGGAATGCTGTCCTGAACAATTCAGCTTATATGGATTTCATTAAATCCCAGCAGACAA ATGATAAGTTTGAATTTCCGGGATCTCCCCGAAGTTCTGTATCTTCAGTGAAGCTTGAGGAAAATGAAGATAGTGGAGATTCATTTTCGGCTTTTATACAGAAAATCAAGACTAGTGTGGTCGAGATGGTGAGTAAAACGACTGATTTCCTCCATAGTCTCTTTAGTTTACCCTTGGCGGACAAGGCTAAAGAAAATGCTGGATCGAACAATATGGATAAGACAATTGGAGCTAGCTTGATGGGATTGGCAGTGATGGTTATTATGGTTGTTCTTTTGAAACGAGTGTAG
- the LOC107948213 gene encoding organelle RRM domain-containing protein 2, mitochondrial, protein MALRAAATRAMFAGAAPQGFRRMCSTATANSFMPPPITAMGNGEGTPGREQAPPSTNLFVSGLNKRTNSEKLREAFSQFGRVIDARVVTDRVSGYSKGFGFVRYATIEEAEKGRVGMDGKFLEGWVIFAEYARPRPERTPPPSNMANSNGYNSYGRE, encoded by the exons ATGGCTTTGAGGGCGGCGGCGACGAGAGCGATGTTCGCTGGGGCGGCTCCCCAGGGATTCAGGCGCATGTGTTCAACAGCTACGGCTAATTCCTTTATGCCGCCTCCAATTACGGCGATGGGCAACGGCGAGGGAACCCCTGGTCGAGAGCAAGCGCCTCCAAGTACCAACCTCTTTGTCTCTG GGCTTAACAAGCGCACTAATTCGGAGAAACTTCGAGAAGCCTTTTCTCAGTTCGGACGTGTAATTGATG CCAGAGTAGTGACTGATCGTGTATCAGGATATTCTAAAGGGTTTGGTTTCGTAAGATATGCCACTATAGAGGAAGCTGAGAAAGGAAGAGTGGGAATGGATGGCAAG TTCCTCGAAGGTTGGGTTATATTTGCAGAGTATGCAAGACCTCGGCCAGAACGAACTCCGCCTCCGAGCAACATGGCTAATTCAAATGGCTATAATTCCTATGGCCGTGAATAA
- the LOC107947760 gene encoding cell wall / vacuolar inhibitor of fructosidase 2, with translation MASQNSNIPTKILVIITLISLGFNNYFLPIDAEETGKALIESTCKKTQYPEECISALESDPGCFTANLTGLTRIAVEKSASKLVETLHIVDMLVQNATSDYPTWGSLVLCRYSYNTSVPQIQEGLQAFDQLKFDKSYKSVEAVKKAVIDCDHQGVKSLTQVNTALLRLIEDTMMILHLLF, from the coding sequence atggcTAGCCAAAATAGTAATATTCCCACTAAAATCTTGGTCATCATAACCCTAATATCCCTTGGTTTCAACAACTATTTCCTGCCAATTGATGCTGAAGAAACAGGCAAGGCCCTAATTGAATCAACCTGCAAAAAAACACAGTACCCTGAAGAATGTATCTCAGCTTTGGAATCAGATCCTGGCTGCTTCACTGCCAACTTAACTGGGTTAACACGGATTGCAGTGGAGAAATCAGCTTCTAAACTTGTTGAAACCTTACACATTGTTGACATGTTGGTGCAGAATGCGACGTCAGATTATCCAACATGGGGGTCCCTTGTGTTGTGTCGGTATTCTTATAACACCAGTGTTCCTCAAATCCAGGAAGGTCTACAGGCTTTTGATCAGCTCAAGTTTGATAAGTCGTATAAAAGTGTTGAGGCTGTTAAGAAAGCTGTCATTGACTGTGATCATCAGGGAGTGAAAAGCTTAACCCAAGTTAATACAGCTTTGCTTAGGCTCATCGAGGATACCATGATGATATTGCATCTTCTTTTCTAA
- the LOC107947759 gene encoding cell wall / vacuolar inhibitor of fructosidase 2: MANQISNISPKILVFITLISTVFNNYFQPIDAEETGKALIESTCKKTQYPEECISALESNPGSFTANLTGLTRIAVEKSASKLVETLHIVETLVLNATNYLTWGFLVNCRDTYNISVPQIQRGLQAFDQLKFDKSYKSVEAVNNAVIGCDRQGWTLPILTQVNRALFRLTKDTMMILHLLF; encoded by the coding sequence ATGGCTAACCAAATTAGTAATATTTCCCCCAAAATCTTGGTCTTCATAACCCTAATTTCCACTGTTTTCAACAACTATTTCCAGCCAATTGATGCTGAAGAAACAGGCAAGGCCCTGATTGAATCAACCTGTAAAAAAACACAGTACCCTGAAGAATGTATCTCAGCTTTGGAATCAAATCCTGGCAGCTTCACCGCCAACTTAACTGGGTTAACACGGATTGCAGTGGAGAAATCAGCTTCTAAACTTGTTGAAACCTTACACATTGTGGAAACGTTGGTGCTGAATGCGACAAATTATCTAACATGGGGGTTCCTTGTCAACTGTCGTGATACTTACAACATCAGCGTTCCTCAAATCCAGAGAGGTCTACAGGCTTTTGATCAGCTCAAGTTTGATAAATCGTATAAAAGTGTTGAGGCTGTTAATAATGCAGTCATTGGGTGTGATCGTCAGGGATGGACATTGCCAATCTTAACCCAAGTTAATAGAGCTTTGTTTAGGCTCACCAAGGATACCATGATGATCTTGCATCTTCTTTTCTAA